The genomic DNA ACTCATTTAGTTTCTTCAATTCCTGAAGGGTATCCGCCAAATTTTTTTGAATATGAAGGAGCCGCTGCTTGTCTTCTGGATCAAAAACGAGACGGGATAATTCAGTAATATTGAGGTTCAACCTGGACTTAATGCCACGTTCCTGCAAAAATGCATATGCAGCCTGCATACGCTGTTCATCCAACTGCTCAATATATCTGGAAAGCTTCGATTCCTGATTCATGACAGCGATAAGCTGTTCCACACGATTGGAGATCAGCGCATCTTTTTTCTGCTCTCCCAATGAAATTAATTGCTGATGTGACACCCTGAGTTCCTCCAACACATCAATCAGGCGCACTAAAGGCATATCCTTCACCTAGCTTTCGGAAGACTGCTTGAAGTAAGGCAACAGCTTCTCTGCAATTTTGTCAGCATCCACACGGTAAGTTCCAGAAGCTACTTGCTGCTTAAGCTCCTGAATCTTTTTAACGCGGTCTGCGTCACTGCTACGGTTCAGCATTTCCATCGCTTCCGGGGAAATCGAGACCTCGTCCTTGCGACGGGATTTCTTTTGTTCCTCTTGGCGTCCTGCTTCAATATTTCGTTGATATGGGTTAATGGCTCCGATGCGGTTGGTCTCGTTAATTTTCATAACTTCCACCTTCCTTATTTATTTGAAATGGTCAGAATGTATCAGACGACATAGCGTCGAACATGGTTCGTATTATGTCTTACTTCTTTATTTTGTGCATGGTTGCTGAAAATAAAAAAACCGATAAGCTCTATAAAGATTATCGGCGGTATTTGAACCTTTTTGAATAGCTAAATTCGTTTTTAATTCCCTTGTACTACTTTCCGCGAAGTTTATCAATCGCACTGTAGGTACCTGAACCCATACCATTACTCTGATCCTGCTTGCTGCTTTCGCTGACGGCCTGATGCAGGTCTTTGGTCAGGCGTGTTCGACAAGAATCGCACATATGCCCTTCCCGAATCTGTGTCCCGCATACCTCGCAAGGATACGTCATATTAGGGGCATTAGCAATGGAAATACGTCCCTCACGTATAAAGGTTGTAATTTGCTTAACGGATATCCCGGTAGCCTCCGAAAGCTCATGCATATGAATCCCCTTATTTTCACGTATATATTTGACGCATTGCTCGTATTCAAGCTCAATTTCTTTAATACAGTTTTGGCAGATTCCCCTAACATTCATAATAAACAGCTTTCCACAGCGAGGACAGTTATCCAAGTTCATCCTCTACAGCGCCCCTTTCCTGTTTCCGATCTTGTATTGGTGTATCCTTACATTACCTTATACCTAAGAGCCTCGTCTAGCGAATATTTTTAAAAAAAGAAGGGATAGATTTTACACAAATGCACATTTTGTACGATATCATAATAAAGGTACAAAATACTTACGGACTCTGATTAGGTAGTGCAACGAAAAATCTAAGCATTTAAATACCAACTAACGGGGCCATAATCTAACATCAAATCTTTCCTCATATATATAATGATATGCAAATGGCATGTAACCTAAGGGGACAAAAGATTACTCCCAATTGCATGTGTCTGTTTATTGTCATACAACGCTCAGGTTTTTAGATTAAAATAAAATAAGCGCCATTCCTGTTATTTCGGGAATAGCGCTTCACTATAGTTAAAATAGCTGTATATGATATAAATGGGTGTATATATGCAAATCAAAATGAGGGGAAAACCGGGCGAAACAATCTTCAGAAGAATTCAAGTTCACCTGTGCCCCGAATACTACTAAATAACTGCTACAAATCCGGGGGAACGGTGCCCATACGAATGCTCCGCACATGGAGTGTGGGTATTCATTATATCAATGAGACTAACATCATTCCTGGTTAAAATCTATCTGAAGATACGTGTAGACGCACCATTGAAAAATTGCAGCCAAAAAAACATACTATTTCACAAATAATTATTCAAAAAAGCATTGTTTTAATAGATGCCTTCCCGTATACTGTAGTCAAACACTTGGTTTAATAAAAAACATTTATTATGAATTTATAATGAATTATTTATTAGTGTTTGCTTGCGGAACTTGCAGTTCTTGGCCTACTTTAATCAGGTTGTTGATTTTAAGCAGTTCTTCCACAGTTACACCATATTTTTCAGCAATGGAAGTCAGCGTATCGCCATCTTGAACACTTACTGTGATTGTATTTACAGTAGCCGGTGTTACAGTTGTAGTAGCTGGTGTTGTAGTTGTTGCTTGATTATTGTTCTCAGTAGCTGGTTGAGCCGGTGTTGTAGTTGTGGCATTTCCTGTTCCGAAGACTTTAGCTTCAAATGCTTTTTGTGCTGCTTCTTGTTGTTCTCTTATCAATTGGTCCTCTGCTTGTTGTCTTTCATACTCAGAACCAGACTGTGCGGCGGATACTTGACCTGTAGCAAGTGGACTCAACAGAGATACTGCACCTAAACTAATTGCCAACATGCTAGATACTGCTACCTTTTTTATTACGTTTTCCATGATTTTTTCTCTCCTCTTTTTAAGTTGAATTTTAATTAACTGCTTTACTACTGAGCGAGACACTCCCAATGTCCGCTCTCTTGTCGTTAGCTAGTCATTTATTACCAATCCATGTTAGCTATCAACAGATAGAAATTGTACTCCTATTTTCCAAATAAATCAACCTCTAAATTGAAATATTCTGTTTTCACCCCTCACTACCTTACTTTTTGTGCGTGTCTATATTTTTATTATATACCTCTCTCTATCTCGTTGTCAAATCTTGCTCATTGTGCGGTTTAAAAGGCTTCTCTGCTCTAGCATTTGGGCTTTTCTCGGAACGGTAAGAACTTTGTTCCCTGGCTCCAAACCAAAACTCTCGTAAAGGGGACATGAAATTCAGGCTTATGATCTAGCCAAAGTCAGGCAAAAAATGGCCATATGTATACCCTCTTCGGATGCCTTTTCCCCTAAAACACGCGCACACGCTTGTAAAGTACTGCCAGTTGTATAAATATCATCCACAAGCAAAACAGTAACATATTTATGATTCTCCATTTTGCGTTGATACTCAGCGTTTAAAACAAAATACTTAATTAACTCCGTCATACCTGGCACAACAGAGAACGCATTATACATCGTGTCTGTGCGTTCTTTTTTTGTTTTGAAGCTTTGTTTGCCAGTATCTTGCGGACGAGCAAGTAAAGGTAAAAAAGGCAGCTTATTTCGCCTGGCAAGCTCCTCTGCCAAGATCTGAGCCTGATTGAAACCTCGCTCTGCCAGTCGTGTTTCACTTACAGGAACACATGTCACCAAACTCACGCTCCGCAGAGACTGATTGAAACGAGAATATTCCTGACCAGTAAACTCATGCCTCATAGCCTGATAAGCCCGATGCATCATCTCGCCGAGCAGAGGACCATACTTTTCATTTCCGCGATACTTAAACTGCCCAATCCATTCTCTCATGATAGGCGTATAGCTAGTCGCACTCCGATTACACACGTAGTAACGTGCTGCCCGGTCAGGCCTTACACAATCAGGACAACATGTCGGGCGTCCACAATGAACACATCGAATGTTGTGGATCCAGGGAATTTGAGAGGAACAAAAAGTACAAATCCCGGGAAACTCGGAAAAACTTTCAGTGTGAATTCCACAAGCGATACATATTTCCGACTGACGCTGAAGTAGCCAGTTCAAAAAAAGTTGGGTTCTGCGCATCATTTTCATACAGAATGCACCTTTCCTGGTAATCTACGTGTCAACATTGCATCAGGTTTCACATTTTCAAAAAAACTTTTTTTTATTTTGCACATTTAATGTTTTACCTCCTGTAGATAGCCCTTTTTTCGCGCTAGTGCATTCATGCGCTTAATTTGTCTAATCGCCCTCTTTTGGCCACGAGTCCATTGGGAAGATGTGAAAACGACGACGCCACATGGGTCTTCCTTCGACCTTCCTGCTCGACCAGCCATTTGTACCAGAGAGGCTTCATCAAAAAGGCTGCTATTCGCATCCAGTACATACACATCACTCCGTGGAACCGTCACACCGCGCTCCAAAATAGTGGTTGTGACCAGTACACGTATTTCAGTTGCCCGAAAGGAACGTACCTTAGCGCTTCGTTCTTCATCCTGGGATGAAGTGCCGGCAATTGGGATATCAGGCAGACGTTTGATCAACAATTCTACTAGAGATTGAATTTGTGAGATTCGTGTTACAAACACGAAGACCTGAGCGCCGCGGTGTATGGATACGAACAAGCGCTGAATCAGGGATTCAGGAAGCCGCCCTTTTTGCAGCCAATGCTTCACAGGAGTAGTCTCCAAACGGAAGGGGACAGGCAGTGGATGACGATGAAAACGAACGGGAACCTTGGCGTGCGGTAATAGACCGCGTGCAGCCTCTTTTTGCAATAGTAGCGGTGGAGTAGCAGACAAATAAATGAACTTCCCCTCCCGCTTACACACAGCCTGTGCGGCAAAAGCGAGCATAGGATCATTGTGATAAGGAAACGCGTCAATTTCGTCAATGACAACCAGATCAAAGGCCTGACGATAGCGCAGAAGCTGATGAGTCGTCGCAAGTGTCAGCTGTCCCCTTTGCCAGCGTTCATCACTGCCTCCATAGAGCGTCACCATACTTACTTGGGGAAAGGCAATTGCCAAACGGGGCGCCAATTCCAGTACCACATCCCGACGCGGTGTCGCTACAAGCGCCGACCCTCCAAGCTCCAGCACATGTTGCAGGAGTGGAAACATCATTTCAGTCTTGCCTGCGCCAGTCACGGCCCAGAGTAAAAACCGCTCTGCCGCAACATCAGCCTTGCCGCCGAAGCCAGGCAAGTGCCATACACCTTCGCCAGTTGTTGGCGAAGAATGCCCGCTGCTGCTGTCGCGGGCAAGAACAATGCCCTGCGGCGCAGCAGCAGGGCTTGGCCCCCGACGTGTAGCCATGCCACGCCGCAGCAGTTCGCCCGCCCGGAGCCAAAGGCTTTCTGGGCGGGCGTGCCCCCGCACCCCACCGGGTGGTGCGGCCAAAAAGCGCAGCGCCGCTTCGGCGGCGGCGCGTTGCGCAGGGCTCAGCCCCCAGCGCTCAAGCTCCGCGACCGGGGCTGCGTCCGCCGTGCGCGACACGGCGGGTTTCGCTGCACCGCGCAGCAGCAACGAGCACTCACGGCTGCGCCCCAGTGCGAGACACGTCTCGCAGTAGGCGCACGCCTTGCTTCCGCACGATGCACAGCCCGTGCGGTACATCGCCCCGCTGCCGCAACGATTGCAGCGGAGATCACGCGCGGCGGACCGACGCGTATATGATGCAAGGCCAGCAGCAAAGCTGAGCCGACCTTGCAGGTACGCGAGCTGCGCAGCTGAGCGCCAAACGTTCTCCAGACCCGGCGCCGCCTCAGCCAGCAGTGCTTCAGCTTCTGGAACGAGCAATTGGCGTCCTGACAGCACATCAGCCAGCACATCCGCTTGTCGTGCCACACACTCCATATCCAGCTTTTCAATTTCACTGTTGGAATGCCTTCTTTGCTCAAGGTACAGTACCCCTGTCGATTTTCGTTCCTCACTCTCTCTCCCACACATCATGTTGCTTGCATGGAACCGTTGTTCCTCCAAATTGCGTTCACTCTCCATGTCGGAAGTCCAGCCCTGTACCTCATCCCAAATGCTTATAGCATCGATTCCTCCGCTCAGATACTGATTTGCGTCAACAGGCTCTGCATTTAGCTCGTCCTTTAGCAGTACGAGAACGTATTGCCGCCATTGCTCCCTTGTCCATCGCTTCATGTTCGTTGATCCCTTGAACACTTCACACAGCTTTACGCCCCAAGGCAATGGGAGCTCTCTCCCTAGCATCACCCATTCTTCGACAGCATCCTCCTGTCCATCGCTCCCTTTCAGCCACCATGTCATATCTACTCGAATATCCACGGATAGGCGGATATCCCATTTCCCCTTATACTTGACTGCATATACCGTAATTTTCATTTGGCATTCCTCCCAACCCTCAAATGTTTGTTTTTCTCCCTGTCTATATAACAAATAAACAAAAAAAGCACACTTCCATGGCTCATAGCCTGAAGTGTGCTTCACATCATTCGGATTTCAGTGAAATCCATTTTATCTTGCATATGCAATTCCGTGTAAACATTTATATCCGGTTTTGACCGTAATGTACACAATACTTTGTCATTAACGAACAAGGGGAGCATCCACCCACGGGTTGACTGTTCTGAGGTCAATAACAATCTGCTTTTCACCGCCTGACTTCGGTAAAACCGGGTTTCCCGGTGAAAAACGATATGAAATGACCGAAACATCCATATGGCTGTAACCTATCATCCGTGTAAGGATCGGCAACGTATCGTCCACGGATTCGTCATCCAGTACCGTCACATGCAGCGGCTTACGACGTAACCAGGCAAGTATGCTCAATGAACGCATCACCCACTCCACACGTTCTCCGTCATTAGAAGTAATGACAATATAACGGGTCGGCCGTTGATCCGTAGATAACGCACGCACTTCATCGCCATTGAGATATCCCTGAACAGCCTGTCGTATATATATAAGATGCACGACTGCGGCTCCCAGACCATATATAAGCAATATCCAAACCAAATGAGCCATCACGAAGGTTCCACCTCCTCCTATAGCGACAATATATGCCGTATAGCAGGAAGAGGTGTCACGGTTATGTACTGGGGTTCAAAGACTACACCTTACAGCGTAACCCATCCGTATTTGATGGAGTTAATAACCGCTTGTGTCCGGTCATCAACCTCCATTTTTTGCAAAATACTGCTGACATGGTTTTTGACCGTTTTTTCACTAATGAATAAATATTCACCGATCATCTTGTTGCTCTTGCCTTCTGCCATTAAGCGCAGCACTTCAGCCTCACGACGGGTCAGCGGGTTATTTTCACCTGCGACGAACTTCACGCCAGCTTCCTTGGTATGACCTTCAGCCATAGCCCCGGTTTCATTCAGGTACGTCATCCGACGGAGCTGCTGAATGAGTTTACCCGTTACCTTCGGATGAATAAACGCATACCCTTCATGTACAGAGCGAATCGCGTTAATGAGAGACTCGGCCTCCATATCTTTTAACAGGTAGCCATTAGCTCCCTTGCGCAACGTCTCAAATACATAGCTTTCATCATCATGAATGGACAGAATGATCACTTTGACATCCGGGAACATCTCTCGCAGTTTTTCCGTTGCCTCGACACCATTTTCAATAGGCATATTAATGTCCATCAGAACGATATCCGGCTTCTCTACATTACAGAACTCCAACACCTGGATACCATCGCCACATTCGCCGATGACCTCAATGTCGTCCTCCATATTCAAAATACGTTTAAGTCCTTCACGGAACAACTGATGATCGTCCGCCAAGAGTACTTTAATGGGTGCGTTACCAATTTCCTGATTTTCCATGTTGTTACTCCTTTCCCTTTTCCACGTTGGTTGGGATATGAATCACTATCTTGGTGCCTTGATTCTCAGCTGATTCGATCTCCATTCTCCCCTCGAGCAGTTCAACCCTTTCCCGCATACCAATCAGACCAAAATGTCCATGATCTTTGCTTTTCTGCTGAAAAAGCTCAGGCTTAAAGCCCAGACCGTTATCCTGCACCACGATTTTTACAAGCTGCGCCTGATAAGTAATCTCAACAAGCACATAGGTAGGATAAGCATGCTTGGCAGCGTTGGTCAAAGCTTCTTGGATCAGGCGGTAAATGGCTGCTTCCATCGCGGAAGAGAGACGGTGTTCCTTGCCCCTTGTTTCAAAAAGCGATCTAATCTTTGTTTTCTCTTCAAAATCCTGCACATATTTCCGGAGCGTCGGAATAAGTCCCAAGTCATCCAGGGCCATAGGACGCAGATTGAAAATAACCTTTCGCATTTCCTCAAGACTGGAGCGAACCTGTTTCTTCAAGTCTACTATTTCGTCCTGAACCATCTTAAATTCCTGCTTGGCGATCATTCTTTCCACAATTTCCGTCCTAAGCACTAGATGCGCAAGAAGCTGTGCAGGTCCATCGTGAATTTCACGGGATATCCGCTTGCGCTCCTCTTCCTGGGCTAAAATAATTTTCAGACCAATAAACTGTCGGTTTTTGGCCGATTCGATGATCCGCGTTACTTGTCCCAACTCACCCGACAAGTATTCCAGCACGACGCCCATCTGCGAACCGATGGTTTCGGCCCGCTCGACAGAGGCCTCGACACTTTTAGCCCGCTTTTGAAGATCATCTCTTCTGGCCTTGAGGTACATTTCCTTCTCGCGAAAGATCATCACATCGAGCTGAAGCTGTGTTGCTTTCTCATAAGCCTGCTTGATATCCTCTTCCGAATAGCGGACAAAGTCACGGCTGACCTCAGTCAGCCGAATACGGGACCGCCGATAGTTCATTTCCAGCTGATCCACCTTTTCAATCGTTTCTGCCGTTTCCTTTAGGACGCTCTGGAGTTCCTGATTTAATGTGATCAGCTCGGTCCGGGCCGTGTCCAAAATTTCGAACATCTGATATTTGCTGTTCTCCATCACCTGGATGGCATTCTTAATGACTCGGTCTATGATATCGGCTTGAAAGTCCACAAATGTTCTACTCCAATCCTAGCAATTCAAGTATATATCATACCATATCATGACTGGAGGGTGATGGTCTTCGTTTCTTGTTCCCATTTTACAGTCATTCCTAACTGCTCAGACACGAGTCTTAATGGGACTAAAGTCCTGCCACCTAACACAATGGGTGCTACATCCGTGCTCTGACGCTTGCCGTTCAGGACGACTTCTTTCTTGCCTACTGTTAAATCCATCAGCACACCGCCACGCATAATCGTAATCCGCTGATCGCCTGCGTTCCACTTGGCTTGCCCGCCAAAAGCGTCCAACACGTACTTGATCGGCACATACGTTGAGCCATTACGGGTCATCGGAGCCGCATCGATTGTTGTGGGCGTCCCGTTCAGGGTCATTGACTTTTGTCCGATAGTCATTTGAGCCGTTCCTTTTTTGAGTCCTTCGGTTCCGACCGTTCCCGGTGTATTAAAAGAAATATTATCAAAAGCGACATTGCCCGTTTTAGCACGCTCATCCTGACCTTCGGCCACATTGACTACATACAGGCGCTTGAGCTTCGCCGAATATGAAATATTCAAACCGCTCATATCTGCGTTAATGGTTTTCCAGCCGTTCCAGTCGATCGCTTTGGCCAGGTCTATATATGCTGTTTTGCCTTGGGCATCTTCCAGTTCCGCACGCAACCAGTTCAGGCTCTTATCCCCTCTAACATCAATCGAGATGGATGTAGCCGCTTGTTCAAGCGTTTGGCCAGTTGTACCATTCAGTTGGGCGTAAGCATAC from Paenibacillus sp. FSL R10-2782 includes the following:
- a CDS encoding flagellar protein FlgN, which encodes MPLVRLIDVLEELRVSHQQLISLGEQKKDALISNRVEQLIAVMNQESKLSRYIEQLDEQRMQAAYAFLQERGIKSRLNLNITELSRLVFDPEDKQRLLHIQKNLADTLQELKKLNELNQQLIQQAISYIDFSIESMSYYAESEATYQRPADKSASAVRAGLFDTRA
- a CDS encoding phosphoribosyltransferase family protein, coding for MREWIGQFKYRGNEKYGPLLGEMMHRAYQAMRHEFTGQEYSRFNQSLRSVSLVTCVPVSETRLAERGFNQAQILAEELARRNKLPFLPLLARPQDTGKQSFKTKKERTDTMYNAFSVVPGMTELIKYFVLNAEYQRKMENHKYVTVLLVDDIYTTGSTLQACARVLGEKASEEGIHMAIFCLTLARS
- a CDS encoding TIGR03826 family flagellar region protein, with amino-acid sequence MNLDNCPRCGKLFIMNVRGICQNCIKEIELEYEQCVKYIRENKGIHMHELSEATGISVKQITTFIREGRISIANAPNMTYPCEVCGTQIREGHMCDSCRTRLTKDLHQAVSESSKQDQSNGMGSGTYSAIDKLRGK
- the flgM gene encoding flagellar biosynthesis anti-sigma factor FlgM, which codes for MKINETNRIGAINPYQRNIEAGRQEEQKKSRRKDEVSISPEAMEMLNRSSDADRVKKIQELKQQVASGTYRVDADKIAEKLLPYFKQSSES
- a CDS encoding sensor histidine kinase, which produces MDFQADIIDRVIKNAIQVMENSKYQMFEILDTARTELITLNQELQSVLKETAETIEKVDQLEMNYRRSRIRLTEVSRDFVRYSEEDIKQAYEKATQLQLDVMIFREKEMYLKARRDDLQKRAKSVEASVERAETIGSQMGVVLEYLSGELGQVTRIIESAKNRQFIGLKIILAQEEERKRISREIHDGPAQLLAHLVLRTEIVERMIAKQEFKMVQDEIVDLKKQVRSSLEEMRKVIFNLRPMALDDLGLIPTLRKYVQDFEEKTKIRSLFETRGKEHRLSSAMEAAIYRLIQEALTNAAKHAYPTYVLVEITYQAQLVKIVVQDNGLGFKPELFQQKSKDHGHFGLIGMRERVELLEGRMEIESAENQGTKIVIHIPTNVEKGKE
- a CDS encoding LysM domain-containing protein; the encoded protein is MENVIKKVAVSSMLAISLGAVSLLSPLATGQVSAAQSGSEYERQQAEDQLIREQQEAAQKAFEAKVFGTGNATTTTPAQPATENNNQATTTTPATTTVTPATVNTITVSVQDGDTLTSIAEKYGVTVEELLKINNLIKVGQELQVPQANTNK
- a CDS encoding helicase-related protein — protein: MKITVYAVKYKGKWDIRLSVDIRVDMTWWLKGSDGQEDAVEEWVMLGRELPLPWGVKLCEVFKGSTNMKRWTREQWRQYVLVLLKDELNAEPVDANQYLSGGIDAISIWDEVQGWTSDMESERNLEEQRFHASNMMCGRESEERKSTGVLYLEQRRHSNSEIEKLDMECVARQADVLADVLSGRQLLVPEAEALLAEAAPGLENVWRSAAQLAYLQGRLSFAAGLASYTRRSAARDLRCNRCGSGAMYRTGCASCGSKACAYCETCLALGRSRECSLLLRGAAKPAVSRTADAAPVAELERWGLSPAQRAAAEAALRFLAAPPGGVRGHARPESLWLRAGELLRRGMATRRGPSPAAAPQGIVLARDSSSGHSSPTTGEGVWHLPGFGGKADVAAERFLLWAVTGAGKTEMMFPLLQHVLELGGSALVATPRRDVVLELAPRLAIAFPQVSMVTLYGGSDERWQRGQLTLATTHQLLRYRQAFDLVVIDEIDAFPYHNDPMLAFAAQAVCKREGKFIYLSATPPLLLQKEAARGLLPHAKVPVRFHRHPLPVPFRLETTPVKHWLQKGRLPESLIQRLFVSIHRGAQVFVFVTRISQIQSLVELLIKRLPDIPIAGTSSQDEERSAKVRSFRATEIRVLVTTTILERGVTVPRSDVYVLDANSSLFDEASLVQMAGRAGRSKEDPCGVVVFTSSQWTRGQKRAIRQIKRMNALARKKGYLQEVKH
- a CDS encoding response regulator transcription factor produces the protein MENQEIGNAPIKVLLADDHQLFREGLKRILNMEDDIEVIGECGDGIQVLEFCNVEKPDIVLMDINMPIENGVEATEKLREMFPDVKVIILSIHDDESYVFETLRKGANGYLLKDMEAESLINAIRSVHEGYAFIHPKVTGKLIQQLRRMTYLNETGAMAEGHTKEAGVKFVAGENNPLTRREAEVLRLMAEGKSNKMIGEYLFISEKTVKNHVSSILQKMEVDDRTQAVINSIKYGWVTL